Proteins from one Alphaproteobacteria bacterium 33-17 genomic window:
- a CDS encoding peptide transporter, with amino-acid sequence MTVISILNQKGGAGKTTLATNIAKGLQLEGHKVLLVDSDPQGSARDWSAANENCSITVVGIDRPTIDRDIKNIKSQYEYIVIDGAPQAHDLAVSAIKASDLVLIPVQPSPYDIWAAEALVNLVKQRIEITNGELKAAFVISRAIYGTKIGESVVEALSGYELDILKTRTFQRVVYSTTAAQGLSVFESAKQDEAAMDEISNIIQEAKMKLKEEVIHD; translated from the coding sequence ATGACTGTGATATCAATTTTAAATCAAAAAGGTGGCGCTGGTAAAACCACTTTAGCAACTAATATTGCTAAGGGTTTGCAGTTGGAGGGACATAAAGTATTATTAGTGGACTCAGATCCACAAGGTAGTGCTAGAGACTGGTCGGCGGCTAATGAGAACTGTTCTATAACTGTAGTAGGAATTGATAGACCTACAATAGATAGAGACATTAAGAATATAAAATCACAATATGAATATATTGTGATAGATGGTGCGCCACAAGCTCATGATTTAGCTGTAAGTGCTATTAAAGCATCTGATCTAGTTTTAATACCTGTACAGCCTTCACCATATGATATTTGGGCGGCAGAAGCACTAGTAAACTTAGTTAAACAAAGAATTGAGATTACTAATGGCGAGCTGAAAGCCGCTTTTGTAATAAGTAGGGCTATATATGGAACAAAAATTGGTGAAAGTGTAGTAGAAGCTCTTTCAGGTTATGAATTAGATATATTAAAAACTAGAACATTCCAAAGAGTCGTATACTCGACTACTGCCGCACAAGGATTATCCGTTTTTGAATCTGCAAAACAAGATGAGGCTGCTATGGATGAAATAAGTAACATTATTCAGGAAGCAAAAATGAAATTAAAAGAGGAGGTTATTCATGATTAG